The genomic interval ATCTGGAGAAATTCGAATTACCGGCGAGATGTCAGACGGGTTATGCAAAATATATATCGATGACGATGGACCAGAGCTTGAGCCAAGTGTGCTTGAAGCGTTGAATGCAAAAATGAGCGAGCCATTGAAAGAGGAAATGGGCTGCGGTCTTTGGAATACGAATCAGCGTATTATTCATCAATTTGGCGATAAATCTTATTTATGCTTCAAAAAATCGCCATTAGGAGGATTTCAGACAGAAATCGTATGGGAAACAGCATCTGGAGAAGAACAGAGACCATATCCTACTTTACAAGGAGATACACAACATGCAGATGATAATCGTAGATGATGAAGCACACTGGGTAGAGAATTTATCGATGCACAAGCCTTGGCATACACTTGGTATTGAGCAGGTTCATAAAGCTTACTCTGCACATGAGGCGCTTCAAATTATAGAAACGAATCCCATTGATATTGTCATATCCGATATTTTAATGCCCGAAATGACAGGGCTTGAACTCATAGAGAAAATACGAGAACGCGATAAAAGAATGAAATGTATTATTTTATCAGGACATTCGGATTTTGAATTTGCCAAAAAAGCGGTTCAAAATCAAACGGTAGATTATTTGCTAAAGCCGCCATCGGATAACGAGCTGTTCAGCGCGGTTAAGACTGCGATTGACCAATTGCAAGCGGAATGGGAAGCAGTCAGCTCGCAGGAGCGGACGGAGTATACGCTGAGGGAGAATCTGCCGATGCTGCGCGGTCAGTTGCTGATTGATGCGCTAAAAGGCTACCGGATGTCTGCTGATGAATGGACTCGAAAGCTTGAAAGCTACGGCTTGCCGTTCAGCTATGGAGATTGCACTTTGCTGCTTGTACGTATGGAAGAGGAATTTGGGCAATATACAAGTAACGGACAACAGCTGATGGAATATGCCATTATCAATATGGCGGAAGAGATCTTCAGTGAATTTTCTGAAGTATGGGGAGTTAAGGAGGAGCATGGTTATTTAGTGTTCTTGCTTCAACTGAAGGATAAGGGTTCAATCCCTGGAAAAGAGAAGATTTTGGAGAAGCTTGCGATTCAGCTTCAGCATAAAGTAAAACAATTTTTGAAGGGCTCCTTATCCATCGTACTATCAGAATCTTTCAAGTTTCCTGAACAGCTTCAGGAAAATTATCGCAAATCATTTGCTTACTTTAGGCAAATCGTAGGGGACGAGCGAGAATTTGTTATGCGGGTTGGCGATATGGAGCCAAGCGTTTCGCATGGTCCGTTGGACGCTCTTTATATGCCGCCGTCTTTAATCAGCTTATTAGAGGCGGGGCGCTGGGAGGCTGCGGAGGATAAGCTGGTGGGCGTTTGCGCGGAGCTCGATGAGAGATGGTCCGACTCATGGGAGCATTGCATGGAGGCTGGATTTTTGATCGCCTCCTCGTTCACACAGCTGGCACATCGGAACGGGCATACGCTGGTCAAGCTGCTAGGGGCAGATATGGAGCCTCTACAAAGCGGAGAAGCTTTTACATCGATCAGCAAGCTGCGCAAATGGTCGCTTAACGTGCTTTCGAAGCTGAAGGACGGCACCTCAAGTGAAATTAAAGATATACGTTCTTCTTATGTGAAGAAGATTCAAAATTACGCGGAGGAGCATCTTCACGAAGACGTTTCTTTGCGAGCACTCGCTGACCATGTGAATTTGCATCCTACCCATCTGTCCAAAATATATAAGATTGAGACGGGTGAAGGCATAAGTGATTATATATCACGTCTGCGCATGGAACGTGCCTGCCACAAGCTAAAAACAACAAGCAAAAAGATTTATGAAATTAGCATGGAAATCGGCTATTTGGACCCGGCTTATTTTATCAAAGTGTTCAAACGCCAATATGGTGTAACGCCGCAGGAATATAGGGACGGCAATCAATAGCCTAACAGAGTCCTATGGAAACTAACAATGTCCTATAGATACCCCCCCGTACAAATTGTTAAAGTTACTCATGTAAGGATCTTACACCGTAGGGGGAAAAGAAAAATGGCTAAATTCAAAAAAGCAGGGCTTCTACTTGCAGCTTTGGGACTCGTTTTCGTTACAGCTTGCAGCGGTAATACCGGCAAGAACGTAAACAAAGAAGAGTCAGGTTCAACGAATACTAGTACTAGTACAGCTGATAGCGCATTCGCCGCTGGCAAATACGATCCACCGATTGAAATCAGCACCGTATTGATGCCGATTAAGAACTATGGCGGTAAAGGCGATACGAAGGAAAACAACGTCCACGATCGTTGGATGCTTGAAACACTTGGTATTAAACATAAGGATACTTGGTATCCAGCAAGTGATGATCAATACAGACAAAAGCTTCAACTTGCTATTTCTTCAGGTGAGAAGCTTCCGGATTTTGTAAAGGTACCAACAAACGCTGTATTGACTAACCAACTTATCGATTCTGGTCAATTTATTGCAATTGATGAGCTGTTTGACAAGTACGCAACAAAAGTTTGGAAGGACCATGCTGAGAAAAACCCTGAGCTTTGGTATCCCTTCACAAGAGATGGCAAGAAATACAATGTGCCATTGATGGAGTACACGAACAATGACAACACGCTGCTTTGGCTTCGTGAAGATTGGATGGAGAAGCTGAAACTAGAGGCTCCAAAAACAATTGCAGATCTAGAAGTCATTATGGACA from Paenibacillus sp. FSL K6-3182 carries:
- a CDS encoding response regulator, translating into MQMIIVDDEAHWVENLSMHKPWHTLGIEQVHKAYSAHEALQIIETNPIDIVISDILMPEMTGLELIEKIRERDKRMKCIILSGHSDFEFAKKAVQNQTVDYLLKPPSDNELFSAVKTAIDQLQAEWEAVSSQERTEYTLRENLPMLRGQLLIDALKGYRMSADEWTRKLESYGLPFSYGDCTLLLVRMEEEFGQYTSNGQQLMEYAIINMAEEIFSEFSEVWGVKEEHGYLVFLLQLKDKGSIPGKEKILEKLAIQLQHKVKQFLKGSLSIVLSESFKFPEQLQENYRKSFAYFRQIVGDEREFVMRVGDMEPSVSHGPLDALYMPPSLISLLEAGRWEAAEDKLVGVCAELDERWSDSWEHCMEAGFLIASSFTQLAHRNGHTLVKLLGADMEPLQSGEAFTSISKLRKWSLNVLSKLKDGTSSEIKDIRSSYVKKIQNYAEEHLHEDVSLRALADHVNLHPTHLSKIYKIETGEGISDYISRLRMERACHKLKTTSKKIYEISMEIGYLDPAYFIKVFKRQYGVTPQEYRDGNQ